GCGGCGCCGGTGATCATGTTCTTGATGTAGTCCGCGTGACCCGGCATATCCACGTGCGCGTAATGCCGGTTCGGGGTCTCGTACTCCACATGGGAGATGTTGATCGTGATGCCCCGCTGCTTCTCCTCCGGCGCCTTGTCAATCTGATCAAAGGGAGTGAACGGCACGTCAGGGTTCCGCTCGTGCAGGACCTTGGTGATCGCCGCCGTCAAGGTCGTCTTGCCATGGTCGATATGACCCATCGTCCCAATATTCAAATGCGGCTTCGTCCGCTCAAACTTCTTCTTCGCCATGGGGAACGGTCTCCTCTCCTACTCCCCGCGAATCTTCGCGACGATGGTCTTGGCAATGTTCTCGGGCACCTCGGCGTAGCGGCCGAAGTGCATGGTCGACGTGGCCCGGCCCTGGGTCATGGAGCGCAGGTCGGTGGTGTAGCCGAACATCTCGGCCAGCGGCACCGAGGCCCGGATCACCTGGGCGTTGCCGCGGGGCTCCATCTTCTCGATGTGGC
The sequence above is drawn from the Actinomycetota bacterium genome and encodes:
- a CDS encoding GTP-binding protein; amino-acid sequence: MAKKKFERTKPHLNIGTMGHIDHGKTTLTAAITKVLHERNPDVPFTPFDQIDKAPEEKQRGITINISHVEYETPNRHYAHVDMPGHADYIKNMITGAA